A stretch of the Veillonella parvula DSM 2008 genome encodes the following:
- a CDS encoding type I restriction-modification system subunit M — translation MINIRKLENELWEAADALRAGSKLTSNQYCMPVLGLIFLRYAYSRFKLIEVEILKDRPMRNGRVMPVEASDFKAKSALYLPIEAQYDYLLNLPEDIKGAALTSKDGQVMTSLGEVVNNAMALIEEQSAQLTGILPKNYTDFSDELLAEILRIFNNSALDEVGGDIIGRIYEYFLNKFAKNIASDDGVFFTPKSLVKMIVNVLEPTHGTLFDPACGSGGMFIQSGDFVNSHGLNANSTMTFYGQEKVEYNAQLCLMNMAVHGLTGVIKSGDEGNSFYNDAHQLEGRCDYIMANPPFNVDKVKSESTQAAGRLPFGMPGVNKNKEIGNANYLWISYFYSYLNDIGRAGFVMASSATDSQGKDKNIRESLVKTGAVDVMVSVGNNFFYTKSLPCSLWFFDRAKPDAIEDKVLFIDARNYYTVVDRTLNEWTEWQLKNLNAIVWLYRGEIEKYTALLNEYRKTLGEDKTFSQHIEVLSEQVKAIETEGKQAVADAGRGKGRKVQKEYDEKVEAVKETLTIAQEAQWLYEKFGDGEYVDVPGLCKIAYITNEAKGDNDGVSIEDKSWSLTPGAYVGVAPVEDDGVNFEERMAEIHEELLALQKESNVLMETIFKNMKEMGL, via the coding sequence ATGATTAATATACGAAAACTAGAAAATGAATTGTGGGAAGCTGCAGATGCGCTACGTGCAGGATCTAAATTGACGTCAAATCAATATTGTATGCCTGTATTGGGGCTTATCTTCTTGCGCTATGCGTATAGTCGTTTCAAACTTATTGAGGTTGAAATCTTAAAAGACAGACCTATGCGTAATGGTCGTGTTATGCCTGTAGAAGCTAGTGACTTTAAGGCAAAAAGTGCTCTTTATTTACCAATAGAAGCACAATATGACTATCTCCTTAACTTACCGGAGGACATCAAAGGTGCAGCCTTAACTAGCAAAGATGGTCAAGTCATGACTAGTCTTGGCGAAGTGGTCAATAATGCCATGGCTTTGATTGAAGAACAAAGTGCACAGCTGACAGGGATATTGCCTAAGAATTATACAGATTTTTCTGATGAGCTGTTAGCAGAAATTCTTCGTATCTTTAATAACTCTGCCCTTGATGAAGTAGGTGGAGATATCATTGGCCGAATCTATGAATATTTCTTAAATAAATTTGCCAAGAACATTGCCTCCGATGATGGTGTGTTCTTTACGCCTAAATCTCTAGTTAAGATGATTGTTAATGTTCTGGAACCGACTCATGGCACGCTATTTGATCCTGCTTGTGGATCTGGTGGTATGTTCATTCAGTCTGGTGATTTTGTAAACTCTCACGGATTGAATGCGAACAGCACAATGACATTTTATGGGCAAGAGAAGGTTGAGTATAATGCACAGCTTTGTTTAATGAATATGGCGGTTCATGGTTTAACTGGAGTTATTAAATCTGGAGATGAAGGAAACAGCTTTTACAATGATGCTCATCAATTAGAAGGTCGCTGTGACTATATTATGGCGAATCCTCCATTTAACGTAGATAAGGTTAAATCTGAATCTACACAGGCTGCGGGACGTTTACCATTTGGTATGCCTGGCGTTAATAAAAATAAGGAAATCGGTAATGCTAATTATCTTTGGATTTCCTATTTTTATAGCTATTTAAACGATATAGGTCGAGCTGGTTTCGTTATGGCGTCCTCTGCTACGGACAGTCAAGGCAAGGATAAAAATATCCGTGAAAGCTTAGTTAAAACTGGTGCAGTTGATGTAATGGTGAGTGTTGGTAATAACTTCTTCTATACAAAATCTCTACCATGTTCTTTGTGGTTCTTTGATAGAGCAAAGCCAGATGCTATTGAAGATAAGGTGCTCTTCATTGATGCCCGTAATTACTATACTGTTGTTGATCGTACATTAAACGAATGGACCGAATGGCAATTAAAAAATTTAAATGCTATTGTTTGGCTCTATCGTGGTGAAATTGAAAAATATACAGCATTACTTAATGAATATCGCAAGACATTAGGTGAAGATAAAACCTTTTCTCAACATATAGAGGTTCTTTCCGAACAAGTGAAAGCTATTGAGACTGAAGGTAAACAAGCTGTTGCTGATGCGGGTCGAGGCAAAGGAAGAAAGGTTCAGAAAGAATACGATGAAAAGGTAGAAGCTGTTAAAGAAACATTAACCATTGCTCAAGAAGCACAATGGTTATATGAAAAGTTTGGCGATGGAGAATATGTAGACGTACCAGGTTTATGTAAAATTGCGTATATCACAAATGAAGCCAAAGGTGATAATGACGGTGTGAGCATCGAAGATAAAAGTTGGTCCCTCACACCAGGTGCTTATGTTGGTGTAGCCCCTGTAGAAGATGATGGGGTTAATTTTGAAGAACGTATGGCTGAAATACACGAAGAACTACTAGCATTACAAAAAGAATCTAATGTGCTCATGGAAACTATCTTTAAAAATATGAAGGAGATGGGGTTATGA
- a CDS encoding restriction endonuclease subunit S, whose product MSLQTVRLQDLCISISDGDHQAPPKSNSGIPFITISNITSMNQLDFSSSMFVPRWYYEKLDIKRTAQKNDILYSVVGSFGIPVFMKNSIEFVFQRHIALLRPNIEKIVPQYLYYKILDRAFYMMADSLAIGAAQRTITLSSLRNIEINIPEVEQQQSIVDILSAYDDLIENNQKQIKLLEETVQRLYKEWFIDLRFPGHGNGEIIDGLPLGWHEDTIDTKVNLLNGFAFKSKDLEETGLFKLVTIKNVQDGYFEGKNVKYLSKIPDKMPRHCHLDEGDLLLSLTGNVGRVCIVEGNDFLLNQRVAKISSETPAYTYCLFRSNELLVKINNIANGAAQQNVSPIRIGQIKHLFPNDKLIMDFERVSGPILKRVVLMKKNIILLEEARDRLLPKLMNGEIEV is encoded by the coding sequence ATGAGCTTACAAACCGTTCGATTGCAAGATTTATGTATTTCAATTTCAGATGGCGATCATCAAGCACCTCCAAAATCAAATTCAGGAATCCCTTTTATAACTATTTCAAATATCACAAGTATGAATCAGTTAGACTTCTCTAGTTCTATGTTTGTACCTAGATGGTATTACGAAAAGTTAGATATTAAGAGAACGGCACAGAAAAATGATATCTTATATTCTGTTGTTGGATCTTTTGGAATTCCTGTTTTCATGAAAAATAGCATAGAATTTGTTTTTCAAAGGCATATTGCGCTTCTTAGGCCTAATATTGAAAAAATTGTGCCACAATATTTGTATTATAAAATATTAGACCGTGCATTTTATATGATGGCGGACTCTTTAGCTATTGGTGCGGCACAAAGGACTATCACTCTTTCTTCTCTTAGGAATATTGAGATTAATATTCCAGAAGTAGAACAACAACAGAGTATTGTTGACATTTTATCAGCTTATGATGACCTCATTGAAAACAACCAAAAGCAAATCAAGCTCCTTGAGGAGACTGTACAGCGTCTATATAAGGAATGGTTTATAGATTTACGATTTCCTGGGCATGGAAATGGAGAGATTATAGATGGACTCCCTCTTGGATGGCATGAGGATACAATTGATACTAAAGTTAACTTGCTAAATGGCTTTGCTTTTAAAAGTAAAGACCTCGAAGAAACTGGTTTATTCAAACTAGTAACTATAAAAAATGTGCAAGATGGTTATTTTGAAGGTAAAAATGTAAAGTATCTATCTAAAATTCCTGATAAGATGCCTAGACATTGTCATTTGGATGAGGGAGATCTACTGTTATCCTTGACTGGGAATGTAGGTAGAGTGTGTATAGTAGAAGGAAATGATTTTTTGTTAAATCAGCGTGTTGCTAAAATTTCTTCGGAAACTCCTGCATATACATATTGTCTTTTTAGGAGTAATGAATTATTGGTAAAGATAAATAATATTGCTAATGGAGCAGCACAACAGAATGTAAGTCCTATAAGAATTGGACAAATAAAACATCTGTTTCCAAATGACAAATTAATTATGGATTTTGAGAGAGTGTCGGGGCCTATTCTGAAAAGAGTAGTTTTAATGAAAAAGAATATAATCTTGTTAGAGGAAGCCCGAGATCGTTTACTTCCTAAGCTTATGAATGGGGAAATAGAAGTGTAA
- a CDS encoding type I restriction endonuclease subunit R yields the protein MSHDYSEEKLVQDSACDVLQNKLGWKVAYAYNLEQLGVDGTFGRTSYKDVLLTREIRKVLKQLNPWINDQQIVEAITRLTRRISTASLIQINEEKYNYLRDGIPVTVKRPDGRTEIKKAAIIDFNNAYNNEFLAVKELIVNGDLYNRRADIVGFVNGIPLLFIELKRPDIDVRNAYEDNYKDYLDTIPQLFYYNAFVMLSNGLEAKVGTVGSKYEFFHEWKRLDEDEKGSVAFETMLLGICNKENFLDLLENFILYDHSNGRTAKILARNHQYLGVNKAVEAYADRKLKDGKLGVFWHTQGSGKSYSMAFFAQKIRRKMAGSPTFVVLTDREELNTQISDTFENCGILGKDSKAKQCIATSGEDLIAKLKGNPSFIFTLIHKFNKSDVEPIYPDHDIIIMSDEAHRSQYGLYADNMMKLLPTAARIGFTGTPLLSYDNITERTFGGYISVYDFKRAVEDGATVPLYYENRGAKLDDLQNPEITNEILDAIEAADLDSAQQEKLEKEFEKSIHILTAEPRLRSIAKDFVRHYSDVWTSGKAMFVCLNKVTCVRMYDYVQEYWKEEIKRLKKQIKVATQQEAQELERKLKWMEETDMAVVISQEQNEIQTFKAWGLDIETHRRKMVKRDLDKEFKDSENPLRIVFVCAMWLTGFDVKCLSCLYLDKPLKAHTLMQTIARANRVNEGKSNGLIIDYIGIVKALKKALAEYTANVGNHDGVDPTIDKEKLIARILELIDILVAFFKQKNIYIEDFSDAQTNAFSRLSNLNEAANAVCDTVADKQTFTACASELHKLMKYIERDDISVDTRRVYETIAAIHRMLKPRRRDVDTTDLMVTINAIISEHIGMKEFLGQTEDAIGSEYITRIDISAINFNILRKEFTRVKHKNLLFKDLGDFIEQSLDRLVAANPNRRDYYERYRQIIEDYNSGKDRSNIEKTFEALIQLVKELTEEESRYIREGFTTDDELAIFDLLKKDNPNKADIKKLKGTATEMYSKITEAISRMDHWTDKDETTAEIQNLIRDILWRELPESYDEQQIEVCRGEVFEYVYTRFGYMA from the coding sequence ATGAGCCATGATTATTCTGAAGAGAAACTAGTTCAAGATAGTGCGTGTGATGTGCTACAGAATAAATTGGGGTGGAAGGTTGCGTATGCATATAATTTAGAGCAACTCGGAGTAGATGGCACATTTGGTAGGACTAGTTATAAAGACGTCTTGTTGACTAGAGAAATCCGTAAGGTCCTCAAACAACTAAATCCTTGGATTAATGATCAACAAATCGTAGAGGCAATTACTAGATTAACTCGTAGAATATCAACGGCATCTTTGATACAAATCAACGAGGAGAAATACAATTATCTTCGTGATGGCATTCCTGTAACGGTTAAGCGTCCTGATGGGAGAACAGAGATTAAAAAGGCTGCTATTATAGATTTCAATAATGCATATAATAATGAATTCTTAGCAGTAAAGGAACTTATTGTTAATGGTGATTTGTATAATCGGCGAGCAGATATTGTTGGATTTGTGAATGGTATTCCTTTGCTATTTATTGAATTAAAACGGCCGGATATCGATGTACGAAATGCGTATGAGGATAACTACAAAGATTATCTAGATACCATTCCACAATTGTTTTATTACAATGCCTTTGTGATGCTTTCTAATGGCTTAGAAGCGAAGGTTGGTACCGTTGGTAGTAAATACGAATTCTTTCATGAATGGAAGCGTCTAGATGAGGATGAAAAGGGGAGTGTAGCATTTGAAACTATGCTTCTTGGTATTTGTAATAAGGAAAACTTTCTTGATTTATTAGAGAATTTTATTCTTTATGATCACTCTAATGGTCGAACTGCTAAAATATTGGCTCGTAATCACCAATACTTAGGTGTAAATAAGGCGGTAGAGGCGTATGCAGATAGAAAGTTAAAAGATGGTAAACTTGGTGTCTTTTGGCATACACAAGGTTCTGGTAAAAGCTATTCTATGGCTTTTTTTGCACAGAAGATACGTCGCAAGATGGCAGGTTCACCGACTTTTGTAGTTCTTACAGATCGAGAAGAGCTTAATACACAAATTAGTGATACCTTTGAAAATTGTGGCATTCTTGGTAAGGATAGTAAGGCAAAACAATGTATTGCGACTAGTGGCGAGGATTTAATTGCTAAATTAAAAGGAAATCCTAGCTTTATCTTTACTTTGATTCATAAGTTTAATAAATCTGATGTAGAACCGATTTATCCAGATCATGACATCATTATTATGTCTGATGAGGCCCATCGTAGTCAGTATGGGCTGTATGCAGATAATATGATGAAACTGTTACCGACAGCGGCACGTATTGGCTTTACTGGTACACCGTTACTTTCATATGACAATATTACAGAGCGTACCTTTGGCGGCTATATATCAGTCTATGATTTTAAACGAGCTGTTGAGGATGGTGCTACGGTGCCATTATATTATGAAAATCGTGGTGCTAAGCTAGATGATTTACAAAATCCAGAGATAACTAATGAGATTCTTGATGCTATCGAAGCAGCAGATTTAGATAGTGCACAACAAGAGAAGTTAGAGAAGGAGTTTGAAAAGTCAATTCATATCCTTACTGCTGAGCCGAGACTTCGCTCTATTGCCAAGGACTTTGTACGACATTATTCCGATGTGTGGACTAGTGGCAAAGCCATGTTTGTGTGCTTAAACAAAGTTACCTGTGTTCGTATGTACGATTATGTACAGGAATATTGGAAAGAAGAAATTAAGAGGCTTAAAAAACAAATTAAAGTAGCAACACAACAAGAAGCACAAGAACTAGAACGCAAACTAAAATGGATGGAAGAAACGGACATGGCTGTTGTTATCAGTCAGGAACAAAATGAAATCCAAACATTTAAAGCTTGGGGACTAGATATTGAAACACATCGACGGAAAATGGTAAAACGAGATCTCGATAAAGAGTTTAAAGATTCAGAGAATCCCTTACGTATTGTGTTTGTCTGTGCTATGTGGCTTACAGGCTTTGATGTTAAGTGCTTGTCCTGTTTGTATCTAGATAAACCATTAAAAGCTCATACCTTAATGCAAACAATTGCTCGTGCTAATCGCGTTAATGAAGGTAAGAGTAATGGTTTAATAATCGATTATATTGGTATTGTAAAAGCACTTAAAAAGGCGTTGGCTGAATATACGGCAAATGTCGGTAATCATGATGGTGTGGATCCAACTATCGATAAAGAGAAACTCATTGCTCGTATACTAGAGTTGATTGATATATTAGTAGCCTTTTTTAAGCAAAAGAATATATACATAGAAGATTTTTCTGATGCACAAACTAATGCTTTTAGTAGATTATCTAATTTAAATGAGGCTGCTAATGCTGTCTGCGATACTGTAGCAGATAAACAAACCTTCACTGCCTGTGCCTCAGAGCTGCATAAGTTGATGAAATATATTGAACGTGATGATATTTCAGTGGATACACGCAGAGTATATGAAACAATTGCAGCAATACATCGGATGTTAAAGCCTAGAAGACGAGATGTAGATACTACTGACTTGATGGTTACTATAAATGCTATTATTAGTGAACATATAGGAATGAAAGAATTTTTAGGGCAAACAGAAGATGCAATCGGTTCAGAGTATATAACCCGTATTGATATAAGTGCTATTAATTTTAATATCCTGCGTAAAGAGTTTACAAGAGTCAAACATAAGAACTTACTATTTAAGGACTTAGGCGATTTCATTGAACAAAGTTTGGATAGACTGGTAGCAGCTAATCCTAACCGCAGGGATTACTATGAGCGCTATAGACAAATTATTGAAGATTATAACTCTGGAAAAGACCGTTCTAATATAGAAAAAACATTTGAAGCATTAATACAGTTAGTAAAAGAGTTAACGGAAGAAGAATCTCGTTATATCCGTGAAGGTTTTACTACTGATGATGAATTGGCTATTTTTGATTTGTTAAAAAAAGACAATCCTAATAAAGCAGATATTAAGAAACTAAAAGGTACTGCTACAGAAATGTATAGCAAAATAACAGAAGCTATTTCAAGGATGGATCACTGGACGGATAAGGATGAAACAACAGCAGAAATACAAAATCTAATTCGTGATATTCTTTGGAGAGAACTTCCAGAAAGCTACGATGAACAACAAATAGAAGTTTGTCGTGGAGAAGTCTTTGAGTATGTATATACTAGATTTGGATATATGGCATAG